From the genome of Bombus huntii isolate Logan2020A chromosome 14, iyBomHunt1.1, whole genome shotgun sequence, one region includes:
- the LOC126873514 gene encoding chloride intracellular channel exc-4 isoform X1 produces MADDSHENGTSNGDVPEIELIIKASTIDGRRKGACLFCQEYFMDLYLLAELKTISLKVTTVDMQKPPPDFRTNFQATPPPILIDNGDAILENEKIERHIMKNIPGGHNLFVQDKEVATLVENLFSKLKLLLLNAKDKDKDPKSSSLMAHLRKIDEHLGRKGTRFLTGDTMCCFDCELMPRLQHIRVAGKYFADFEIPETLVHLWRYMHHMYRLDAFLQSCPADQDIINHYKLQQSMKMKKHEELETPTFTTSIPIEVNDD; encoded by the exons ATGGCGGACGACAGCCACGAGAACGGCACGAGCAACGGCGACGTTCCCGAGATCGAGTTGATCATCAAG GCATCTACGATCGATGGTCGCCGAAAGGGTGCGTGCCTCTTCTGCCAGGAATACTTTATGGACCTGTATCTCCTCGCCGAATTGAAAACCATCTCTCTAAAAGTGACCACGGTCGACATGCAGAAACCGCCGCCCGATTTCCGTACCAATTTCCAGGCAACGCCGCCGCCGATCCTAATCGATAACGGCGACGCGATATTGGAAAACGAGAAAATCGAACGGCACATAATGAAGAACATTCCCGGTGGACACAATCTCTTCGTGCAGGACAAAGAAGTGGCCACGCTCGTTGAAAACTTGTTCAGT AAATTGAAACTGTTACTACTGAACGCGAAGGATAAGGATAAAGATCCGAAATCATCGTCCCTGATGGCACACTTGCGCAAAATCGACGAGCATCTAGGTCGTAAGGGTACTCGTTTCCTCACAGGCGACACGATGTGCTGTTTCGACTGTGAACTTATGCCACGACTCCAACATATCAGGGTGGCCGGCAAATACTTCGCGGACTTTGAGATTCCGGAGACTTTGGTGCATCTCTGGCGATATATGCACCATATGTACAGGCTGGATGCCTTCTTACAAAGTTGCCCAGCCGATCAGGATATCATCAACCATTACAAATTACAACAG AGCATGAAAATGAAGAAGCACGAAGAGCTAGAGACCCCGACATTCACCACTAGTATTCCAATCGAGGTCAACGACGACTAG
- the LOC126873514 gene encoding chloride intracellular channel exc-4 isoform X2: protein MASTIDGRRKGACLFCQEYFMDLYLLAELKTISLKVTTVDMQKPPPDFRTNFQATPPPILIDNGDAILENEKIERHIMKNIPGGHNLFVQDKEVATLVENLFSKLKLLLLNAKDKDKDPKSSSLMAHLRKIDEHLGRKGTRFLTGDTMCCFDCELMPRLQHIRVAGKYFADFEIPETLVHLWRYMHHMYRLDAFLQSCPADQDIINHYKLQQSMKMKKHEELETPTFTTSIPIEVNDD, encoded by the exons ATG GCATCTACGATCGATGGTCGCCGAAAGGGTGCGTGCCTCTTCTGCCAGGAATACTTTATGGACCTGTATCTCCTCGCCGAATTGAAAACCATCTCTCTAAAAGTGACCACGGTCGACATGCAGAAACCGCCGCCCGATTTCCGTACCAATTTCCAGGCAACGCCGCCGCCGATCCTAATCGATAACGGCGACGCGATATTGGAAAACGAGAAAATCGAACGGCACATAATGAAGAACATTCCCGGTGGACACAATCTCTTCGTGCAGGACAAAGAAGTGGCCACGCTCGTTGAAAACTTGTTCAGT AAATTGAAACTGTTACTACTGAACGCGAAGGATAAGGATAAAGATCCGAAATCATCGTCCCTGATGGCACACTTGCGCAAAATCGACGAGCATCTAGGTCGTAAGGGTACTCGTTTCCTCACAGGCGACACGATGTGCTGTTTCGACTGTGAACTTATGCCACGACTCCAACATATCAGGGTGGCCGGCAAATACTTCGCGGACTTTGAGATTCCGGAGACTTTGGTGCATCTCTGGCGATATATGCACCATATGTACAGGCTGGATGCCTTCTTACAAAGTTGCCCAGCCGATCAGGATATCATCAACCATTACAAATTACAACAG AGCATGAAAATGAAGAAGCACGAAGAGCTAGAGACCCCGACATTCACCACTAGTATTCCAATCGAGGTCAACGACGACTAG